A single Anopheles funestus chromosome 2RL, idAnoFuneDA-416_04, whole genome shotgun sequence DNA region contains:
- the LOC125763364 gene encoding protein brunelleschi, giving the protein MRSSVSYMLSQAAGDPIMAHPDYEQHHYHHGCLLILVRGIGSSKPRSLQRVFERVQRVNNVKIPADSTGITRDIWVRYIRDHPVENNDWGDFQTHRRLLGLITVGKFEAQSELNELCRVHESLKVKYTHTLFDSRCLLFGPGTDELQKLNGGVSGTDGGKSTIEKCFQTPSNFKSRAFFYPENDPCSNLETKISEFITSIYYILELKRMEKTREKLEKAPLLLAPFEKKDFVGLDLESRNNKKRCIGRMTKHLGDLTLQAGLVAESLNFFHAASETLRAISDSLWLGAANEGLCAASAILLYPNFRYTMSIQRNSSLQENSSSPQKFNLARNQLYTGSYNGDSSTLKHKKSDMVINLSASDTTTILNADKTSASSNSSASSISSSLSSGSAGSGTASGSGSSSDSGTLVNKTASTGVAPKFPSNILQPDEITVRYRDAIINYSKYRNAGIIETEAALKAARICIEQGKNLDVAMFLQNVLYINLNMTEQQRVRRFEVLTDLYQKIGYNRKAAFCQRLAAWRHVAQSNSNPDWGQSYRLMLESFSGHKLSLEPNEVLENNMGWPVLQIDLLQQLVGTARRLGQSALATRHMTFLLQTMWKNLSAQEQREMALQLQNLSAQCEGAPVPLVLENGIVIPPANLTDLPHCAQLQVKDLAPHLKPSKIVVNKVDSGPFLFTPIHFSSLDRRGIEKDDSKITFNWVQHDVCEVSLNLMNPLPFELQVTDMRLLTTGVVFEAFPQTVTLQPNVSTNVSLHGTSIECGELEIQGYSTHTLGVKSNCRLKHMLHRKERHLPPCYKVKVIPALPKLETKTSLPQTATFSGMPNADFVTTSASITLYNGERGECTITLKNASNIPIEYVDATFHSTLEASLQNRIFQLATDELHRKLPIQPNESIDFKLVIFGEADFLGALTAGPGQIAGYALSNHPDGMNSAGPQSLTVSHGGGGGGGPLQGGLLSGGGSGNPSIPSRISSPTNTHRRNELLTSSFRSSHSGHSSLATLSVGISTGHVPRQLDAQLRFKYSGGEGLQEGFCRQCAISFNVELLPSAQITNWDVLSAEIPSQFYLVLDVVNLTAQEMSLNYTSNKTILIEAKESCRVPVPVQRCPLERIFAAVAEHQQQHQHHNHSLHHHHHHQHHHQIHSIGSGSADHHNMPSILSGVAGTSTSESSDLTERVCSEHISENVNLKWCLPAIDCHGMASLRGITLSPTMLDLVTVPPLEWEVKVDDQVVAPQSEVTCVTGQFLSFSISICNLSASVLHQVQLSVQFYQDYQNGVQNYRLETRVTMSGPNHILIPSLNKDEKAFHKCSVLFFTPGRFKADIQCRSLSSTLQTTAPPQRTDESGGMPMLPTPGPDSASHVWRFIPPIEITVLDQQ; this is encoded by the exons TACATACGAGACCATCCGGTAGAAAACAATGATTGGGGTGACTTTCAAACGCATCGCCGGCTGCTGGGCCTGATCACGGTGGGTAAGTTCGAGGCCCAGAGCGAGCTGAACGAGCTGTGTCGGGTACACGAGTCGCTGAAGGTGAAGTACACGCACACGCTATTCGATTCTCGCTGTTTGCTGTTCGGCCCGGGCACGGACGAGCTACAAAAGCTGAACGGTGGCGTTAGCGGAACGGACGGTGGTAAATCCACGATAGAAAAGTGCTTCCAAACGCCGAGCAACTTCAAGAGCCGCGCCTTCTTCTACCCCGAAAACGACCCTTGCAGTAACTTGGAAACAAAGATTTCGGAGTTCATTACCTCCATCTACTACATACTGGAGCTGAAGCGAATGGAAAAGACGCGCGAAAAGCTGGAGAAGGCACCGCTGTTGCTGGCGCCATTTGAAAAGAAAGATTTCGTCGGGCTGGACCTGGAGAGTAGAAACAACAAGAAGCGCTGCATCGGGCGCATGACGAAGCATCTCGGCGATCTAACGCTCCAGGCGGGTCTGGTCGCCGAGTCGCTAAACTTCTTTCACGCCGCCAGCGAAACTCTACGTGCCATAAGTGACTCGCTGTGGTTGGGCGCTGCCAACGAAGGGCTCTGTGCGGCTTCCGCTATACTGCTGTACCCGAACTTTCGCTACACAATGTCTATACAAAGAAACTCTAGTCTGCAGGAGAACTCTTCCTCTCCCCAGAAGTTCAATCTTGCCCGCAACCAGCTGTACACCGGCAGCTACAATGGCGACAGTTCCACGctgaagcataaaaaatccGACATGGTCATTAATCTAAGCGCCTCCGACACGACAACGATTCTGAACGCGGACAAAACGTCCGCCTCGTCCAATTCTTCGGCATCGTCGATCAGCTCGAGCTTGTCGTCCGGTTCGGCCGGCAGTGGAACGGCCAGCGGAAGTGGCTCCTCATCCGACTCAGGAACTTTAGTGAACAAGACGGCAAGTACCGGTGTGGCTCCAAAATTTCCCAGCAATATTTTGCAACCGGACGAAATCACGGTGCGTTATCGGGATGCCATCATAAACTATAGCAAGTACCGGAATGCCGGCATAATCGAAACCGAGGCGGCTCTGAAAGCGGCACGCATTTGTATCGAGCAGGGCAAGAATCTGGATGTGGCCATGTTTCTGCAGAACGTGCTGTACATCAATCTGAACATGACCGAGCAGCAGCGAGTACGCCGGTTCGAGGTACTGACGGATCTGTACCAGAAGATAGGTTACAATCGTAAGGCGGCATTCTGTCAGCGGTTAGCAGCCTGGCGTCATGTCGCTCAAAGCAACAGTAATCCCGACTGGGGTCAGAGCTATCGATTGATGTTGGAGAGTTTTTCCGGCCACAAACTTTCGCTGGAACCGAACGAGGTGCTTGAGAATAATATGGGATGGCCGGTGCTGCAGATTGATCTGCTGCAGCAGCTCGTTGGGACCGCTCGCCGGTTGGGTCAGTCGGCGCTGGCAACGCGTCACATGACATTTTTGCTGCAAACGATGTGGAAAAATTTATCCGCCCAGGAACAGCGTGAAATGGCACTTCAGCTACAAAATCTGAGCGCCCAGTGTGAGGGAGCGCCGGTTCCGTTGGTGCTAGAGAACGGTATCGTAATACCGCCCGCGAATCTGACCGATTTGCCTCACTGTGCTCAGCTGCAGGTAAAGGATCTAGCGCCGCATCTGAAGCCGAGCAAGATCGTCGTCAATAAGGTGGACAGTGGCCCGTTTCTGTTTACACCGATCCACTTCAGTTCGCTTGATCGGCGCGGCATCGAGAAGGATGATAGTAAAATCACGTTCAACTGGGTGCAGCACGATGTTTGCGAGGTGAGCTTGAACCTCATGAATCCGCTACCGTTTGAATTGCAGGTGACGGATATGCGGCTGCTCACGACCGGCGTTGTGTTTGAAGCCTTTCCACAAACCGTTACCCTGCAGCCCAATGTGTCGACGAACGTTTCCCTGCACGGTACCTCCATCGAGTGCGGTGAGCTTGAAATTCAGGGCTACAGCACGCACACGCTGGGTGTCAAATCGAACTGTCGACTGAAGCACATGTTGCATCGAAAGGAACGCCATTTGCCACCGTGCTACAAGGTGAAGGTAATACCGGCACTGCCGAAGCTGGAGACAAAAACGAGCCTTCCACAGACGGCTACATTTAGCGGTATGCCAAACGCGGACTTTGTCACTACATCGGCCAGCATCACGCTGTACAACGGTGAACGGGGCGAGTGTACGATCACGCTGAAGAACGCAAGCAACATTCCGATCGAGTACGTGGACGCTACGTTTCACTCCACGTTGGAGGCTTCATTGCAGAACCGAATATTTCAGCTAGCGACGGACGAGCTGCATCGGAAGCTGCCCATCCAACCGAACGAAAGTATCGACTTTAAGTTGGTTATCTTCGGGGAGGCAGACTTTCTCGGTGCGCTTACTGCTGGACCAGGACAGATAGCGGGTTACGCGCTGTCGAACCATCCGGATGGGATGAACAGTGCGGGTCCGCAAAGTTTAACCGTTTCGcatggcggtggtggtggtggtggaccaTTGCAGGGTGGGTTGCTTTCGGGTGGTGGTAGCGGCAATCCCAGCATACCGAGCCGCATAAGCTCACCGACAAACACGCATCGACGGAATGAGCTGCTGACGTCGAGTTTTCGCTCGTCCCACTCGGGACACTCATCGCTGGCCACGCTCAGCGTTGGCATATCGACCGGGCACGTACCGCGACAGCTGGACGCACAGCTGCGGTTCAAATACTCCGGCGGCGAAGGCCTGCAGGAAGGCTTCTGCAGACAGTGTGCAATCTCGTTTAATGTAGAGCTGCTCCCAAGTGCACAAATCACCAACTGGGACGTTTTGTCAGCGGAAAT ACCATCGCAATTTTATCTGGTGCTGGATGTTGTGAACCTAACAGCGCAAGAAATGTCACTCAACTATACCTCCAATAAAACAATACTCATCGAGGCTAAGGAAAGCTGTCGCGTACCGGTGCCGGTGCAGCGATGCCCGCTGGAACGCATTTTTGCCGCCGTAGCcgaacatcagcagcagcaccaacatcACAATCACAGcctgcaccaccaccatcaccatcagcatcatcatcagatTCACTCGATTGGTAGCGGTTCAGCGGACCATCACAATATGCCTAGCATTCTGAGCGGTGTAGCCGGTACGAGCACGAGCGAAAGTTCCGATCTAACCGAACGCGTCTGTTCCGAGCATATATCGGAAAATGTTAATCTTAAGTGGTGCCTACCTGCCATCGATTGCCACGGTATGGCTTCGTTGCGCGGCATTACACTATCACCGACGATGCTCGATTTGGTGACCGTCCCTCCGCTCGAATGGG AGGTCAAAGTGGACGATCAGGTGGTGGCACCACAATCGGAGGTAACGTGCGTTACAGGACAGTTTCTTAGCTTTAGCATTAGCATCTGCAATCTTTCGGCATCGGTACTGCATCAGGTGCAGCTGTCGGTGCAATTTTATCAAGATTATCAAAATGGTGTTCAAAACTATCGGCTAGAAACGCGCGTCACTATGTCCGGTCCTAATCA CATACTCATTCCATCTCTAAATAAGGACGAGAAAGCGTTCCACAAGTGCTCGGTTCTATTCTTCACTCCCGGTCGCTTTAAGGCCGATATTCAGTGCCGTTCGCTCAGTTCGACACTGCAAACCACAGCACCGCCACAACGGACGGACGAGTCCGGTGGGATGCCGATGCTACCGACACCGGGGCCGGATAGTGCGTCGCACGTATGGCGGTTTATTCCTCCGATCGAAATAACCGTCCTGGATCAACAGTAG
- the LOC125763449 gene encoding V-type proton ATPase subunit H isoform X1 — MTDVQDIMSSLPDDKIDMIAATSVLQQQAGDIRQTKPNWYSYMQSQMISQEDYACVSSLDKDKKAQAQYLQENASQCAKTLLNMLSHVSKDQTIQYILVLIDDLLQEDRSRVQIFHDYANKKKESVWAPFLNLLNRQDGFIVNMASRVVGKLACWGQEQMPKSDLHFYLQWLKDQLTVAAQKLLHEMEEAEKKRLAEAAASHHGHHGHGHQPHHGETHHPNSHHHQIAERYREISSAIDDPQRGSSKEDLHVTLTNNEYIQSVGRCLQMMLRVDEYRFAFVTVDGISTLISILSSRVNFQVQYQLVFCLWVLTFNPLLAEKMNKFNVIPILADILSDCAKEKVTRIILAVFRNLIEKPEDSQVAKEHCIAMVQCKVMKQLTILEQRRFDDEDITGDVEFLTEKLQNSVQDLSSFDEYATEVKSARLEWSPVHKSAKFWRENAQRLNEKQYELLRILVHLLETSKDPLVLSVASYDIGEYVRHYPRGKHVIEQLGGKQLVMQLLAHEDPNVRYEALLAVQKLMVHNWEYLGKQLEKENEKAPQGSAPISGKA, encoded by the exons ATGACCGACGTTCAGGACATCATGTCGTCACTGCCAGACGACAAAATCG aTATGATTGCTGCAACCAGCGTCTTGCAGCAGCAGGCCGGGGACATCCGCCAAACCAAGCCGAATTGGTACTCCTACATGCA GTCGCAGATGATTTCGCAAGAAGATTATGCTTGCGTCAGCTCGCTGGACAAGGATAAGAAGGCACAGGCTCAATATCTGCAAGAGAATGCGTCGCAGTGTGCTAAAACACTGCTCAACATGCTGTCGCACGTGTCGAAGGATCAAACGATCCAGTACATACTGGTGCTGATTGACGATCTGCTGCAGGAGGACCGTTCACGTGTGCAGATCTTTCACGATTATGCCAACAAGAAGAAGGAGAGCGTATGGGCTCCATTCCTGAATCTGCTCAACCGCCAGGATGGCTTTATCGTCAACATGGCATCGCGGGTCGTTGGCAAGCTTGCCTGCTGGGGCCAGGAGCAGATGCCCAAGTCCGATCTGCACTTCTATCTGCAATGGCTAAAGGATCAGCTGACCGTTGCT GCTCAAAAATTGTTGCATGAAATGGAGGAGGCGGAAAAGAAACGACTGGCAGAAGCTGCTGCCTCGCACCATGGCCACCATGGGCATGGGCACCAGCCGCATCATGGCGAGACGCACCACCCGAACAGCCACCATCATCAGATCGCGGAGCGGTACCGTGAAATATCGAGCGCGATCGACGATCCGCAGAGAGGTTCTTCGAAGGAAGATCTACACGTGACGCTAACG AACAACGAATACATCCAATCGGTGGGTCGCTGTCTGCAAATGATGCTGCGCGTCGATGAGTACCGTTTCGCTTTCGTCACCGTCGATGGCATCAGTACGCTCATCAGCATCCTTTCGTCCAGGGTGAACTTCCAG GTTCAGTATCAGCTGGTGTTCTGCCTGTGGGTGTTGACGTTCAATCCGTTGCTGGCGGAAAAGATGAACAAATTTAACGTAATCCCCATTCTGGCCGACATTCTAAGCGACTGCGCGAAGGAAAAGGTGACCCGTATTATACTGGCCGTGTTCCGCAACCTGATCGAGAAGCCGGAAGACTCGCAGGTAGCAAAGGAGCATTGTATTGCCATGGTACAGTGTAAGGTGATGAAGCAGCTGACCATTCTGGAACAGCGCCGTTTCGACGATGAAGACATCACCGGCGATGTTGAGTTCCTCACTGAAAAGCTGCAGAACTCGGTGCAGGATCTGAGCTCGTTCGATGAGTACGCAACGGAGGTGAAGAGTGCCCGTCTCGAATGGTCTCCGGTGCACAAGTCGGCTAAATTCTGGCGTGAAAATGCTCAGCGTCTAAACGAGAAGCAGTACGAGCTGTTGCGCATTCTGGTCCATCTGCTGGAAACGTCGAAGGATCCGTTGGTGCTGTCGGTGGCTAGTTACGACATTGGAGAGTACGTGCGTCACTACCCGAGAGGCAAACA CGTTATTGAGCAGCTGGGAGGTAAACAGCTGGTAATGCAATTGCTCGCCCACGAAGACCCGAACGTTCGTTACGAAGCGTTGTTGGCCGTCCAGAAGCTGATGGTGCACAACTG GGAGTATCTTGGCAAGCagctggagaaggagaatgaaaagGCTCCCCAGGGCAGTGCACCGATCAGTGGAAAAGCTTAA
- the LOC125763554 gene encoding tRNA-splicing endonuclease subunit Sen2 codes for MATKGSLFAHNLRAKKKTQPELAQTLPLPVHDKVGVESLRIEAVFTGFSIDVTHSDSIRVLCLNGGFGQGMLSRAFPACVTNSREQVRKRKRNTATSANMTNMVPNSSIQENENEPLCLFLEEAFFLMHTLNILNLKDLFDKHIDTLEAFERFRKIKTNFLACYCAYLYLKSKNWVVKSGIKFGGDFVIYVKGPQFYHASYIVLVQEMHEGKLIDSHTVEGLDFQGFNRIAETTAKDVLFLEVHYPATLDLSDNAACLESLNDVRVAELFTKHHNYLAARNQI; via the exons ATGGCTACCAAAGGAAGTTTGTTTGCGCATAATCTAAgggcgaaaaagaaaacccaaccCGAACTGGCACAAACTCTACCTTTGCCTGTTCACGATAAAGTTGGTgttgaatctttgaggattgaAGCCGTTTTTACGGGGTTTTCTATCGATGTTACGCATTCCGATTCTATTCGTGTGTTATGCTTAAATGGAGGATTCGGTCAAGGCATGCTGTCTCGGGCGTTTCCGGCTTGTGTTACAAATTCGCGGGAGCAGGTTCGCAAACGCAAACGAAACACAGCAACATCGGCAAATATGACAAATATGGTACCGAATTCAAGCATTCAAGAGAATGAGAATGAACCTCTGTGCTTGTTTTTGGAGGAAGCCTTCTTTTTAATGCATACACTGaacattttgaatttaaaagaCTTGTTCGATAAGCATATCGACACACTAGAAGCATTTGAAAGGTTCCGCAAAATAAAGACAAATTTCCTAGCGTGTTATTGTGCATATTTGTATCTTAAGTCAAAGAATTGGGTCGTTAAGAGTGGAATTAAGTTTGGTGGAGATTTCG TGATTTACGTGAAAGGACCACAGTTTTATCATGCATCGTACATCGTACTGGTTCAGGAGATGCATGAAGGGAAACTGATCGATTCACACACTGTCGAAGGTTTGGATTTTCAAGGTTTTAATCGGATTGCGGAAACTACAGCAAAGGATGTGCTATTTTTGGAAGTACATTACCCCGCAACGCTTGACCTGTCCGATAATGCTGCCTGTTTGGAAAGCTTAAACGATGTACGTGTTGCTGAACTGTTCACAAAGCACCACAATTATTTGGCAGCACGAAATCAAATATGA
- the LOC125763449 gene encoding V-type proton ATPase subunit H isoform X2 — protein sequence MTDVQDIMSSLPDDKIDMIAATSVLQQQAGDIRQTKPNWYSYMQSQMISQEDYACVSSLDKDKKAQAQYLQENASQCAKTLLNMLSHVSKDQTIQYILVLIDDLLQEDRSRVQIFHDYANKKKESVWAPFLNLLNRQDGFIVNMASRVVGKLACWGQEQMPKSDLHFYLQWLKDQLTVANNEYIQSVGRCLQMMLRVDEYRFAFVTVDGISTLISILSSRVNFQVQYQLVFCLWVLTFNPLLAEKMNKFNVIPILADILSDCAKEKVTRIILAVFRNLIEKPEDSQVAKEHCIAMVQCKVMKQLTILEQRRFDDEDITGDVEFLTEKLQNSVQDLSSFDEYATEVKSARLEWSPVHKSAKFWRENAQRLNEKQYELLRILVHLLETSKDPLVLSVASYDIGEYVRHYPRGKHVIEQLGGKQLVMQLLAHEDPNVRYEALLAVQKLMVHNWEYLGKQLEKENEKAPQGSAPISGKA from the exons ATGACCGACGTTCAGGACATCATGTCGTCACTGCCAGACGACAAAATCG aTATGATTGCTGCAACCAGCGTCTTGCAGCAGCAGGCCGGGGACATCCGCCAAACCAAGCCGAATTGGTACTCCTACATGCA GTCGCAGATGATTTCGCAAGAAGATTATGCTTGCGTCAGCTCGCTGGACAAGGATAAGAAGGCACAGGCTCAATATCTGCAAGAGAATGCGTCGCAGTGTGCTAAAACACTGCTCAACATGCTGTCGCACGTGTCGAAGGATCAAACGATCCAGTACATACTGGTGCTGATTGACGATCTGCTGCAGGAGGACCGTTCACGTGTGCAGATCTTTCACGATTATGCCAACAAGAAGAAGGAGAGCGTATGGGCTCCATTCCTGAATCTGCTCAACCGCCAGGATGGCTTTATCGTCAACATGGCATCGCGGGTCGTTGGCAAGCTTGCCTGCTGGGGCCAGGAGCAGATGCCCAAGTCCGATCTGCACTTCTATCTGCAATGGCTAAAGGATCAGCTGACCGTTGCT AACAACGAATACATCCAATCGGTGGGTCGCTGTCTGCAAATGATGCTGCGCGTCGATGAGTACCGTTTCGCTTTCGTCACCGTCGATGGCATCAGTACGCTCATCAGCATCCTTTCGTCCAGGGTGAACTTCCAG GTTCAGTATCAGCTGGTGTTCTGCCTGTGGGTGTTGACGTTCAATCCGTTGCTGGCGGAAAAGATGAACAAATTTAACGTAATCCCCATTCTGGCCGACATTCTAAGCGACTGCGCGAAGGAAAAGGTGACCCGTATTATACTGGCCGTGTTCCGCAACCTGATCGAGAAGCCGGAAGACTCGCAGGTAGCAAAGGAGCATTGTATTGCCATGGTACAGTGTAAGGTGATGAAGCAGCTGACCATTCTGGAACAGCGCCGTTTCGACGATGAAGACATCACCGGCGATGTTGAGTTCCTCACTGAAAAGCTGCAGAACTCGGTGCAGGATCTGAGCTCGTTCGATGAGTACGCAACGGAGGTGAAGAGTGCCCGTCTCGAATGGTCTCCGGTGCACAAGTCGGCTAAATTCTGGCGTGAAAATGCTCAGCGTCTAAACGAGAAGCAGTACGAGCTGTTGCGCATTCTGGTCCATCTGCTGGAAACGTCGAAGGATCCGTTGGTGCTGTCGGTGGCTAGTTACGACATTGGAGAGTACGTGCGTCACTACCCGAGAGGCAAACA CGTTATTGAGCAGCTGGGAGGTAAACAGCTGGTAATGCAATTGCTCGCCCACGAAGACCCGAACGTTCGTTACGAAGCGTTGTTGGCCGTCCAGAAGCTGATGGTGCACAACTG GGAGTATCTTGGCAAGCagctggagaaggagaatgaaaagGCTCCCCAGGGCAGTGCACCGATCAGTGGAAAAGCTTAA